From a region of the Candidatus Pantoea bituminis genome:
- the emrB gene encoding multidrug efflux MFS transporter permease subunit EmrB, with the protein MAQKPLEGMPLVLMTIALSLATFMQVLDSTIANVAIPTIAGNLGASNSQGTWVITSFGVANAISIPITGWLAKRIGEVKLFTWATILFAIASWACGMSESLEMLIFFRVIQGIVAGPLIPLSQSLLLSNYPPAKRSIALSLWAMTVIVAPICGPILGGWISDNYHWGWIFFINVPIGAVVVMLTLQTLRGRETKTEIRPIDMVGLVLLVVGIGCLQVMLDRGKELDWFSSTEIIVLAVVAVIALAVLLVWELTDDHPIVDLSLFKSRNFTIGCLSISLAYMLYFGSIVLLPQLLQEVYGYTATWAGLASAPVGIIPVILSPIIGRFAHKLDMRRLVTFSFIMYAVCFYWRAYTFEPGMDFGASAWPQFIQGFAVACFFMPLTTITLSGLTPDRLAAASSLSNFVRTLAGSIGTSITTTLWTDRESMHHSYLSESVTPYNVNSQQMYDKLESMGMTHQQASAYIAQQITNQGLIISANEIFWASAGVFLILLVLIWFARPPFGAGGGGGGAH; encoded by the coding sequence ATGGCACAAAAACCGCTTGAAGGGATGCCGCTGGTCTTAATGACCATCGCGTTGTCGCTGGCGACGTTCATGCAGGTACTGGACTCGACCATTGCTAACGTGGCTATTCCTACTATCGCCGGTAATCTCGGCGCCTCGAACTCTCAAGGCACATGGGTTATTACCTCGTTCGGGGTGGCAAACGCTATCTCGATCCCGATTACCGGCTGGCTGGCAAAACGCATTGGTGAAGTGAAGCTGTTCACCTGGGCAACCATCCTGTTTGCTATCGCCTCTTGGGCGTGCGGCATGTCAGAAAGCCTGGAAATGCTGATTTTCTTCCGCGTGATTCAAGGCATTGTTGCTGGCCCGCTGATTCCGCTGTCGCAAAGTTTGCTACTGAGTAATTACCCTCCGGCGAAGCGCAGTATCGCGCTGTCGCTGTGGGCGATGACGGTGATCGTGGCCCCTATTTGTGGCCCGATTCTCGGTGGCTGGATCAGTGACAATTATCATTGGGGTTGGATCTTCTTCATTAACGTGCCGATTGGGGCGGTAGTGGTGATGTTAACGCTGCAAACCTTGCGTGGCCGCGAAACCAAAACCGAAATCCGTCCTATTGATATGGTCGGGTTAGTGTTGTTAGTAGTCGGCATTGGTTGTTTGCAGGTGATGCTGGATCGCGGCAAAGAGCTCGACTGGTTTAGCTCAACGGAGATCATTGTGCTAGCCGTTGTGGCGGTGATTGCCTTAGCGGTGCTACTGGTTTGGGAGCTGACTGACGACCATCCAATAGTCGATTTGTCCTTGTTTAAATCACGTAATTTCACTATCGGCTGTTTGTCGATTAGCCTGGCTTACATGCTCTACTTCGGCTCGATTGTTTTGCTGCCGCAGCTATTGCAGGAGGTATATGGCTACACGGCAACCTGGGCAGGACTGGCGTCAGCGCCGGTCGGGATTATCCCGGTTATCCTGTCGCCAATTATTGGCCGCTTTGCCCATAAGCTGGATATGCGTCGTCTGGTGACCTTTAGCTTTATTATGTATGCCGTCTGTTTTTACTGGCGTGCATACACGTTCGAACCAGGCATGGATTTTGGCGCATCGGCATGGCCGCAGTTTATTCAGGGCTTTGCGGTAGCGTGCTTCTTTATGCCGCTGACGACGATTACTTTGTCGGGTTTAACGCCGGATCGACTGGCGGCAGCCTCAAGTCTGTCGAACTTTGTCCGAACGCTAGCGGGCTCGATTGGCACGTCGATTACCACTACCCTGTGGACCGATCGCGAATCCATGCATCACAGCTATTTGTCGGAATCTGTAACGCCATATAATGTTAATTCGCAGCAGATGTACGATAAGTTGGAAAGTATGGGCATGACACATCAGCAAGCGTCAGCTTATATCGCGCAGCAAATTACCAATCAGGGATTGATCATCTCGGCAAACGAGATTTTCTGGGCATCGGCGGGCGTATTTTTGATTCTGCTGGTGCTGATTTGGTTTGCGCGTCCACCTT